From Blattabacterium cuenoti:
ATGTAGGAGAAAACAATACTGTGGCACATGAATTAATTATAGATTGCAGAGTTTTTAAAACTACGAATGTTGAAGTTATAGATATAGCAAAAAGAATGATAGATTATGGATATCATGCTCCTACTGTCTCTTTTCCTGTAGAAGGATGTATGATGATAGAACCTACTGAAAGTGAGTCTAAAGATGAGTTAGATCGTTTTATTGAAACTCTTATCAGTATAAGACAAGAAATTAAGGAAATTGAGGATGGAAAATTTTCCAAAAAAAATAATGTATTAAAAAATGCTCCACATAGTATAGATATCTTGACTCAAGATGAATGGATATATCCTTATAGTCGAGAAAAAGCAGCTTATCCTCTACCTTGGATTAAAGATAGAAAATTTTGGACATCAATCAATCGTGTAGATGATGGATATGGAGATAGAAATTTAGTATGTACATGTACATAATATATATTCAAAATTTAATCTAGATTAAATAGTTAGTTATTTATTCACTGTGTAATTTTTAAAATTTTTAAACTTTGAATATGGAGTGATATGAATAGAATCAAATAAATTTCTTTCATATTTCAGTAATCCTGTAATGGCTATCATGGCGCCATTGTCCGTTGTATATTTTTTTTTCAGAATAAAAACTTCAAGTTTTTTATTTTTTTGATTTTTAGAAAAGTACATAAATATTTTTCTAATTTCATAATTAGCGGAGACGCCTCCTGCCAAAACTATTCTGGAAATACCAGTTTTTATAATAGCTTTTTGTACTTTTTCTAAAAGAATTTCTGCTATTATTTTTTGTATGGATGCACAAATATCAGACAAATTTTGTTTTATAAACAATGTATTTTTTTTTAGTTTTTTATTTATGTATTGTAAAACATTGTTTTTAAATCCACTAAAACTGAAGTCTAGTCCACTGACTATGGGTTTTGAAAACATAAATTTTTTTTCATTTCCATTCTTAGAAAAATATTCTATCATAGGACCGCCAGGATAATAAAATCCTAACATTCTAGCTATTTTATCCAAAGCTTCTCCCACAGAATCATCTAAAGTAGATCCTAATATTTCCATTTGAAAAAAATCATTGACTTTTATAATTTGAGTATGACCTCCA
This genomic window contains:
- the tsaD gene encoding tRNA (adenosine(37)-N6)-threonylcarbamoyltransferase complex transferase subunit TsaD, with translation MKKKPIIIIGIESSCDDTGVSIIQNRNVLSNVIFNQEIHKKYGGVVPELASRLHDINMTKAVQQAIFLAKINRNQIDAVSFTLGPGLIGPLLVGASFAKSFSMGLDIPLLTVNHIQAHILSHFIQDANLNNCYPKFPFLGLVISGGHTQIIKVNDFFQMEILGSTLDDSVGEALDKIARMLGFYYPGGPMIEYFSKNGNEKKFMFSKPIVSGLDFSFSGFKNNVLQYINKKLKKNTLFIKQNLSDICASIQKIIAEILLEKVQKAIIKTGISRIVLAGGVSANYEIRKIFMYFSKNQKNKKLEVFILKKKYTTDNGAMIAITGLLKYERNLFDSIHITPYSKFKNFKNYTVNK